The following coding sequences lie in one Rutidosis leptorrhynchoides isolate AG116_Rl617_1_P2 chromosome 6, CSIRO_AGI_Rlap_v1, whole genome shotgun sequence genomic window:
- the LOC139853387 gene encoding uncharacterized protein, translating to MLRLATKHSRRVLSSLECFSRPYGSSISKNEPFISNFVLRSSGVINKHCDSSDVLKRGPRNFSSFASGFSPLKHKPLESLIDVERAKFQPPEDLATIWDDFHIGRGHIGASMKTKLYHLLEHRAAACRHFVIPVWKGSGYTTMFVQVQMPHILFTGLEDYKARGTQAAPYFTVSHYTEFAETKDLILIRGDIVFTSKLTDSEAKCLLETAQSFYLNDTRYKLVERFNRKTSEFEFKDVLRALDMPVM from the exons ATGCTCCGTTTAGCAACCAAGCATTCGAGACGTGTGCTGTCTTCGCTTGAATGTTTTTCCAGACCATACGGTTCATCAATATCGAAAAATGAGCCCTTTATCTCCAATTTTGTGCTAAGATCATCCGGTGTAATCAACAAGCATTGTGATTCAAGTGATGTTTTAAAACGTGGACCCCGCAATTTTTCATCTTTTGCGTCTGGCTTCTCTCCTTTAAAACACAAGCCATTGGAGTCCCTCATTGACGTTGAGAGGGCAAAGTTTCAACCCCCCGAGGATCTAGCTACAATTTGGGATGAC TTTCATATTGGAAGAGGTCATATTGGTGCATCAATGAAAACAAAGTTGTATCATCTGCTTGAGCATCGCGCTGCTGCCTG CCGCCATTTCGTGATTCCCGTGTGGAAAGGAAGCGGTTATACAACAATGTTTGTGCAAG TGCAGATGCCACACATACTTTTTACTGGTCTTGAAGATTACAAAGCAAGAGGAACTCAAGCTGCTCCGTATTTCACTGTTTCTCATTACACGGAATTTGCCGAAACCAAGGATTTGATTCTTATTCGGGGGGATATTGTGTTTACTAGCAAGCTAACTGACTCTGAGGCAAAATGTTTATTGGAAACCGCACAATCCTTTTACTTGAACGATACAAGGTACAAACTGGTTGAACGTTTCAACAGAAAAACAAGTGAGTTTGAATTTAAAGACGTTTTACGAGCATTAGACATGCCAGTGATGTAG
- the LOC139856203 gene encoding probable splicing factor 3A subunit 1, which yields MLGSLPILPLPAPPSDGDLGPLPPSQVQNDSNDEHMQEAIDDQNNSNSAPASIATHTRTIGIIHPPPDIRTIVDKTASFVAKNGPEFEKRIIANNAGNPKFNFLNGSDPYHAYYQHRLTEFRTQTSTPGQQLTDPPETPTTESAPSAEQSDPSATEQNDPSAKFRPVKKVLDPPEAEQYTIRLPEGITGEELDIIKLTAQFVARNGKSFLTGLTSRENNNPQFHFLKPTHSMFMFFTSLADAYSKVLMPPKGLTDKLKKNVADMTTVLERCLHRLEWDRSQEQARQKAEDEIEQERLLMSQIDWHEFVVVENIDFADDEDDDLPPPMTLEEVIRRSKMTSAMEEEEVVEPGKEVEMEMDDEEVQLVQEGMQAASIEENNDNDDIKKEGRVISEENEPPMRIVKNWKRPEDRVPAERNPTKYVVSPITNELIPVNEMSEHMRISLIDPKYKEQKERMFAKIRETTLAQDDEISKNIVGLARTRPDIFGTTEEEVSNAVKAEIEKKNDEQPKQVIWDGHTGSIGWTATQALTQNTEEQIDDGRNLAGPAAPPPRPVVPSLRPLPAPPGLALNLPRGPGNTQYSTVTSGGMVLPPPGPGMNMMVTNLRPPPPPMQMGYGQQPPPYMMNRPPPPPMNQPVPPPPGSQFTPLAPRPYMPQHGMPPMGPPPMPLGMPPPPPPEEAPPPLPEEPEPKKQRLDDSLLVPEDQFLAQHPGPVRITVSVPNVDEGNLKGQILEITVQSLSETVSSLKEKIAGDIQLPANKQKLSGKAGFLKDNLSLAYYNVGAGEMLSLSLRERGGRKR from the exons ATGTTGGGCTCATTGCCAATATTGCCCCTCCCAGCCCCACCATCTGATGGTGACCTTGGTCCCCTGCCTCCATCTCAAGTACAAAATGACTCGAATGACGAGCATATGCAAGAAGCCATTGATGACCAAAACAATTCAAATTCTGCTCCTGCATCAATTGCCACCCACACTCGAACTATAGGAATCATTCATCCTCCCCCAGATATCAGAACCATTGTAGACAAAACTGCAAGCTTTGTAGCCAAAAACGGGCCCGAGTTTGAAAAAAGAATCATTGCTAACAATGCTGGTAATCCTAAGTTCAACTTTTTGAATGGTTCTGACCCGTATCATGCCTATTACCAGCACCGACTTACTGAATTCCGGACCCAAACTTCAACCCCGGGCCAACAGTTAACTGACCCGCCCGAAACACCTACTACAGAATCAGCTCCATCAGCTGAGCAAAGTGACCCGTCTGCAACCGAGCAAAATGACCCGTCAGCAAAATTTCGACCCGTTAAGAAAGTTCTAGATCCCCCTGAGGCCGAACAGTACACGATTCGGTTACCCGAGGGCATAACGGGTGAGGAGTTGGATATAATAAAGTTAACAGCACAGTTTGTGGCGCGAAATGGTAAATCTTTTTTGACTGGTTTGACCAGTAGAGAAAATAACAATCCACAGTTTCACTTTTTGAAGCCGACACACAGTATGTTTATGTTTTTCACATCACTCGCGGATGCGTACTCGAAAGTATTAATGCCGCCTAAAGGTTTAACAGATAAGTTGAAAAAGAATGTTGCTGATATGACTACTGTTCTTGAACGTTGCTTACATCGGCTTGAGTGGGACCGGTCTCAAGAACAGGCGAGACAAAAAGCTGAAGATGAGATTGAACAAGAAAGATTGTTAATGTCTCAGATTGATTGGCATGAATTTGTTGTTGTTGAAAACATAGATTTtgcagatgatgaagatgatgatttacCTCCTCCAATGACATTAGAAGAAGTTATAAGAAGGAGCAAGATGACATCAGCAATGGAGGAAGAAGAAGTTGTGGAGCCCGGTAAGGAAGTTGAAAtggaaatggatgatgaagaagtacAACTTGTTCAAGAAGGTATGCAGGCTGCAAGTATTGAagagaataatgataatgatgatataaaGAAAGAGGGAAGGGTAATTTCGGAAGAAAATGAACCGCCAATGAGGATCGTGAAGAATTGGAAGAGGCCCGAGGATCGGGTCCCGGCTGAACGAAACCCGACTAAATACGTGGTTTCACCAATCACTAATGAATTAATCCCGGTTAATGAAATGTCTGAACACATGCGTATTTCTCTTATTGACCCGAAATACAAAGAACAAAAGGAGAGAATGTTTGCAAAGATTAGGGAAACTACACTTGCTCAAGATGATGAAATTTCCAAAAATATCGTTGGGCTGGCCCGAACCCGGCCCGATATATTTGGGACAACAGAGGAAGAAGTTTCTAATGCAGTGAAGGCCGAAATTGAAAAAAAGAACGATGAGCAACCGAAACAGGTTATATGGGATGGGCACACGGGTAGTATAGGGTGGACTGCAACTCAAGCTTTAACCCAAAATACAGAGGAACAAATCGATGATGGGCGGAATCTTGCGGGACCCGCAGCTCCGCCGCCTAGACCGGTGGTTCCATCACTTCGGCCGCTACCAGCACCACCTGGGCTTGCGTTGAATCTGCCTCGTGGGCCAGGTAATACTCAGTACTCGACTGTAACTAGCGGCGGTATGGTGCTGCCGCCACCCGGGCCGGGAATGAACATGATGGTTACGAATCTACGTCCACCGCCGCCGCCAATGCAAATGGGTTACGGTCAGCAGCCGCCGCCTTACATGATGAATCGGCCGCCACCACCACCAATGAATCAACCAGTGCCGCCACCACCAGGATCTCAGTTCACGCCACTTGCACCACGTCCTTATATGCCTCAACATGGTATGCCGCCCATGGGTCCACCACCTATGCCGCTAGGAATGCCGCCACCGCCGCCGCCTGAGGAAGCTCCTCCTCCACTTCCTGAAGAACCTGAGCCAAAGAAGCAAAGACTTGATGATTCTTTGCTTGTCCCTGAGGATCAGTTCTTAGCTCAACATCCG GGACCTGTTCGTATTACTGTGTCAGTGCCGAATGTAGATGAAGGAAATCTGAAAGGACAAATACTGGAAATTACAGTTCAGTCCCTGTCTGAGACAGTAAGCAGTTTGAAAGAGAAGATTGCTGGAGATATTCAGTTACCTGCTAACAAACAGAAATTGAGTGGGAAAGCTGGTTTTTTGAAGGACAACTTATCACTCGCGTATTACAACGTTGGTGCAGGTGAAATGCTTTCTTTGTCTTTAAGAGAACGCGGTGGTAGGAAGAGGTAA